The following coding sequences are from one Vibrio syngnathi window:
- the rpiA gene encoding ribose-5-phosphate isomerase RpiA, translated as MSMAQRFIENQSQDCLRTKAAKVALEQVLKTLTPSSVIGIGTGATVEVFIQLLKESGAEFAHCVSSSVRSSRALSSAGLNEISISECGRVDFYIDGIDEGLTTGMTVKGGGAALAREKVLATLALSFITIADSGRLVTQLGKFPLPVEVLPAAQTAVFNALQSLGGHPTLRQDCTTDNGNIILDVAHLDIAEPKRLELQINAIPGVVENGIFAQRTADFMAFSNAEGTYLLSK; from the coding sequence ATGAGCATGGCACAACGCTTTATTGAAAACCAAAGCCAAGACTGCCTGCGAACTAAGGCTGCAAAAGTAGCCTTAGAGCAAGTCCTAAAAACGCTAACACCTTCTAGCGTGATTGGTATCGGCACTGGTGCAACAGTTGAAGTTTTCATTCAACTATTGAAAGAGAGTGGCGCTGAGTTTGCTCATTGCGTATCCAGTTCGGTTCGCTCAAGTCGAGCTTTATCCTCTGCAGGGCTGAATGAGATATCCATATCTGAATGTGGCCGTGTTGATTTCTACATTGATGGCATTGATGAAGGTCTTACAACCGGCATGACCGTGAAAGGTGGTGGTGCAGCACTGGCTCGTGAAAAAGTACTCGCGACGCTTGCTCTAAGCTTCATCACCATCGCGGATAGCGGTCGATTGGTCACTCAACTCGGAAAGTTCCCACTCCCTGTAGAGGTTTTACCTGCCGCACAAACCGCTGTGTTTAATGCCTTACAAAGCCTTGGTGGACACCCGACGTTGCGTCAAGACTGCACCACTGATAACGGCAATATCATTCTCGATGTTGCTCATTTGGACATCGCTGAACCAAAGCGATTAGAACTCCAAATTAACGCTATTCCTGGCGTCGTCGAGAACGGTATTTTCGCGCAAAGAACGGCCGATTTCATGGCTTTTTCGAATGCAGAAGGTACGTATTTATTATCAAAATAA
- a CDS encoding Sapep family Mn(2+)-dependent dipeptidase yields the protein MTESNFSAQTLRYFDSNIETFTRDLSELIAIPSVRDISSCSPNAPFGLPIRNAFDFLINWAKREGFEVRDHDGYALDISHGEGLQEIGILHHVDVVEAGNLDSWLTPAFEMHQHGDDLLGRGVTDNKGPLMASLYILKMFKALDVRLDKKIRVIIGGAEETTWECVEHYFNHNPQPDYGFSPDGDFPIVNGEKGILYASLQREFPTHNGLGTCQIVSIESERDRTSTCYQLSIYLTGEKAAEVAAIFETSATVTLANVAQSDNHQQKELYCVELSTPWEKSRNPHKVDNCMDQFVRHMRHVEGLDTNSRNLIDLLDACFSDSNDASKLGLAHQDNEMGSTTCCVSSINLNQHGYNLDFDFRFPKGLTIDQARTQLQYVSQQYGVRLIEHQYLPLSYLSPESELIQAMGKAYSEVTKMDAQCFSKGAASYARALNNGVAFGPTFPGDVTRVHEPNERLSLESLKRAITIYVKVLISL from the coding sequence ATGACGGAAAGCAATTTTTCAGCTCAAACACTGCGCTATTTTGATTCAAATATTGAAACGTTTACGCGTGATCTATCTGAGCTAATTGCTATTCCGTCTGTACGAGATATCAGCAGCTGTTCACCCAATGCTCCTTTTGGTTTACCGATTAGAAACGCATTCGACTTTCTAATTAACTGGGCGAAACGAGAAGGGTTTGAAGTCCGTGATCATGATGGTTATGCCTTGGACATCAGCCATGGCGAAGGCTTACAAGAAATCGGCATATTGCATCATGTAGATGTGGTAGAAGCAGGTAATTTGGACTCATGGTTAACCCCTGCATTTGAGATGCACCAACACGGTGATGACTTATTAGGGCGAGGCGTTACCGACAACAAAGGCCCGTTAATGGCCAGTCTGTATATTCTCAAGATGTTTAAAGCGCTTGATGTAAGACTCGACAAAAAAATAAGAGTAATCATCGGCGGCGCAGAAGAGACAACTTGGGAATGTGTAGAGCATTATTTTAATCATAACCCTCAACCGGATTATGGTTTCTCTCCAGATGGCGACTTCCCAATCGTTAATGGAGAAAAAGGCATCCTATATGCGTCATTACAACGAGAATTCCCAACTCACAATGGCCTAGGAACTTGTCAGATCGTAAGCATTGAAAGTGAGCGTGACAGAACATCCACCTGCTATCAATTATCGATTTATCTGACAGGAGAAAAAGCGGCTGAAGTAGCAGCAATATTTGAAACTTCAGCAACGGTCACTCTTGCCAATGTGGCACAAAGTGACAACCACCAACAAAAGGAGTTGTACTGCGTTGAGTTGTCAACGCCGTGGGAGAAATCTCGCAACCCGCATAAGGTCGATAACTGTATGGATCAGTTTGTTCGTCACATGCGACATGTTGAAGGGTTAGACACTAACTCTCGAAATTTAATTGATTTACTAGACGCGTGTTTTAGTGATTCCAATGATGCTTCGAAATTAGGGCTAGCACACCAAGATAATGAAATGGGGTCGACTACATGCTGTGTCTCCTCCATCAATTTGAATCAACATGGCTACAACTTGGATTTTGATTTTCGGTTTCCTAAAGGACTGACTATCGATCAAGCTCGTACCCAACTCCAGTATGTATCCCAACAATACGGAGTGAGATTGATTGAACACCAGTACTTACCTCTATCTTACCTCTCACCCGAAAGTGAACTTATCCAAGCAATGGGAAAAGCTTATTCCGAAGTTACCAAAATGGACGCTCAGTGCTTTAGTAAAGGTGCGGCTTCTTACGCGCGCGCGCTAAACAATGGTGTGGCATTCGGACCTACTTTTCCTGGTGATGTGACTCGTGTCCATGAGCCTAATGAAAGGCTCAGCCTCGAGTCATTAAAAAGAGCAATAACAATATACGTGAAAGTTCTCATATCACTTTAG
- a CDS encoding PTS transporter subunit EIIC, producing the protein MRDKVQALAGGMMVSIIVLVIAGIFIGVGAGVVNQMSATDSVIWAFFKLMLDLGLMVMRNLPPFFAIGLAFALAKSEKGWAAFTGFTMFMCFNVAIGSIAAFHGWTQETTSVASLMNDAGYDKVAAQNFNSLWGESLGIFAYNMGIFSGILVGCITAWIHNRYYKFEMPALLSFFSGPRAVVIFAYFAIMPIALFVYYAWPPIAGALQSITTLITSSGIFGSFLFGVFDKGLLPFGLHHLIAFPIEYTRVGGVMEIDGVVYEGVRNIMNGQMSSPETTSYITHNFTSGRIPIQIGGLTGAAYAMYVTAKTANRKKVAAIMVPAVFTAAVIGITEPLEYTFLFVQPFLFFAVHVPLNGLAYVITEMMGVSIHGNQLLFMVPNLLQPEKVHAWALLWIIPLYFAIYFYTFKFFILKFDSKTPGREDEDGDIALYSKEDFKKKKEQTSKGLPVEIIEALGGADNIENVTNCATRLRVSLHDESLAASDKVWKQQLNAIGVVRMNKGIQVIYGANVITIASGIKEALGIDS; encoded by the coding sequence ATGAGAGATAAGGTTCAAGCACTTGCTGGAGGTATGATGGTATCCATCATCGTACTGGTTATCGCAGGTATATTTATTGGTGTAGGCGCTGGTGTTGTAAACCAAATGTCTGCTACCGACTCTGTTATTTGGGCATTCTTTAAGCTGATGTTAGATCTTGGCTTGATGGTCATGCGCAACCTACCGCCTTTCTTTGCGATTGGTCTAGCGTTCGCGCTGGCGAAATCTGAAAAAGGTTGGGCAGCCTTCACTGGCTTTACCATGTTCATGTGTTTCAATGTCGCTATCGGGTCGATCGCTGCATTTCACGGATGGACTCAAGAAACCACAAGCGTTGCGTCATTAATGAATGATGCTGGCTACGACAAAGTAGCAGCGCAAAACTTCAACTCTTTATGGGGTGAGTCTCTAGGTATCTTCGCTTACAACATGGGGATCTTTAGCGGTATTCTTGTTGGTTGTATTACGGCTTGGATCCACAACCGTTACTACAAATTCGAAATGCCTGCACTCTTGAGCTTCTTCTCTGGCCCTCGTGCCGTAGTGATTTTCGCTTACTTCGCTATCATGCCTATCGCGCTGTTTGTTTACTACGCTTGGCCGCCGATCGCTGGGGCACTGCAGTCCATCACTACCTTGATTACTAGCTCAGGTATTTTTGGCTCTTTCCTATTTGGCGTATTTGACAAAGGCTTATTGCCATTTGGCTTACATCACCTTATCGCCTTCCCTATTGAATACACTCGTGTTGGTGGCGTAATGGAGATTGATGGTGTTGTTTACGAAGGTGTTCGTAACATCATGAATGGCCAAATGAGTTCACCAGAGACAACGAGCTACATTACACATAACTTTACCAGCGGTCGTATTCCAATCCAAATTGGTGGCCTAACGGGTGCTGCTTATGCAATGTACGTAACAGCAAAAACAGCCAATCGTAAGAAGGTAGCCGCTATCATGGTGCCTGCAGTATTTACGGCTGCTGTTATCGGTATTACCGAGCCACTGGAATACACCTTCCTATTCGTCCAACCATTCCTATTCTTTGCAGTGCATGTTCCGCTAAATGGTCTTGCTTATGTGATCACCGAAATGATGGGTGTTTCAATTCACGGTAATCAGCTGCTATTTATGGTGCCTAACCTACTACAACCTGAAAAGGTTCATGCTTGGGCTCTATTGTGGATTATCCCACTATACTTCGCGATTTACTTCTACACATTCAAGTTCTTCATCCTGAAGTTTGATTCAAAAACCCCAGGTCGCGAAGACGAAGATGGCGATATCGCACTTTACTCAAAGGAAGACTTTAAAAAGAAAAAAGAGCAAACCTCAAAAGGTCTGCCAGTTGAAATCATTGAAGCGCTTGGCGGTGCAGACAACATCGAGAACGTAACAAACTGTGCGACTCGACTGCGTGTTTCGCTGCACGACGAGTCGCTAGCCGCGAGCGATAAAGTATGGAAACAACAGCTCAACGCTATTGGAGTCGTCAGAATGAACAAAGGCATTCAAGTGATATACGGAGCGAACGTTATTACGATTGCGTCTGGTATCAAAGAAGCCCTTGGCATTGATTCTTAA
- a CDS encoding alginate export family protein, with translation MKTITKHAVTLLALCVSGVLHANENTTSSWSERNPIAFWGDRTNEDWSYVDGLDESQKSFSEKLKRLDIDDSGDWKVSFSGNVKAALDNRWNHMYDGENRKKNELRTRMQFSTDVTYQDWMRVFGEIRTNYTNLDSPGPVDDAGTDFHQLFTEFKLLDDGEQYLSTRLGRQEIYLNEWQMMNREPTPVQSSWNAASAKYSVAGINFDAYYGEEVFPLYKDGSFGGNWDDKTNGKKSTGLFANWRTDFGAMQAYIMSNKLTNESFVNAPDGDVDIQVLGLHAHDFVSEGFGYMLDGVYQFGDHAGKDISAYMAYADLNYNWKADWNYRLGLNLHYASGSDKDSDKVNTFNPLWTGDPLGFAHDGAYGNAMQVGSYTVIEYQPKQSIIAGFMSTWRANTDDAIYTLNQDVLFGAESDEKYAYTQFYLQFHNYITGNLKSELNMYYALDSDYTRDVVGSSSDDISRVEIALIYNF, from the coding sequence ATGAAAACAATAACTAAACATGCAGTTACTTTACTTGCTCTTTGTGTTTCTGGCGTCCTACACGCAAACGAAAATACAACATCAAGCTGGTCTGAGCGCAACCCTATCGCCTTCTGGGGAGATAGAACCAATGAAGACTGGAGCTATGTCGATGGTCTAGACGAAAGTCAAAAAAGCTTTTCAGAAAAACTCAAACGCTTAGATATTGATGACAGTGGTGACTGGAAAGTCTCATTTAGCGGTAATGTAAAAGCCGCACTCGATAACCGCTGGAATCACATGTACGACGGAGAAAACCGCAAGAAAAATGAACTGCGTACTCGCATGCAATTCTCCACCGATGTGACTTACCAAGACTGGATGCGTGTATTTGGTGAAATTCGAACCAATTACACTAACCTCGATAGTCCGGGTCCAGTAGACGATGCCGGTACTGACTTCCACCAGTTGTTTACCGAATTCAAATTACTCGATGACGGTGAGCAATACCTAAGTACCCGCCTTGGTCGCCAAGAAATATACTTAAATGAATGGCAAATGATGAACCGTGAACCAACGCCAGTTCAATCAAGTTGGAATGCAGCCAGCGCAAAATACAGCGTAGCAGGCATCAATTTTGACGCATACTACGGCGAGGAAGTATTCCCTCTCTACAAAGATGGCAGCTTCGGTGGTAACTGGGATGATAAAACCAATGGCAAAAAATCGACCGGCTTATTCGCTAATTGGAGAACTGACTTCGGGGCAATGCAAGCCTACATAATGAGTAATAAACTCACCAATGAAAGCTTTGTTAATGCACCTGACGGTGATGTCGACATTCAAGTTTTAGGCTTACATGCACATGATTTTGTGAGTGAAGGATTTGGTTACATGCTCGATGGTGTTTACCAATTTGGCGATCATGCAGGTAAAGATATCTCAGCCTACATGGCTTATGCCGATTTGAACTACAACTGGAAAGCAGACTGGAACTATCGCTTAGGTCTGAACCTACATTACGCATCAGGTTCAGATAAAGACAGCGACAAAGTGAACACGTTTAACCCTTTGTGGACAGGTGACCCACTGGGTTTCGCGCATGATGGCGCTTACGGTAACGCAATGCAGGTCGGTTCTTACACTGTGATTGAGTATCAGCCGAAACAATCCATCATCGCTGGCTTTATGTCGACATGGCGTGCCAACACAGATGATGCAATCTACACACTCAACCAAGATGTATTATTTGGTGCAGAGTCTGACGAAAAATACGCTTACACCCAGTTCTATCTGCAATTCCATAATTACATCACAGGCAACTTAAAGTCTGAGTTAAATATGTACTACGCATTAGATAGCGACTACACACGTGACGTAGTCGGCAGTAGCAGTGATGACATTTCTCGTGTTGAAATCGCACTGATCTATAACTTCTAA
- a CDS encoding phosphate-starvation-inducible protein PsiE → MPSHLPKSFSKPFLKVFHIMEAVLLVAITLATLFAMVEEFMHVFAERRVQLTDILLMFIYLEVLAMVQQFVMNGKIPVRYPIYIAMMAIARYITLGMKELDAVLIVWLSVAAFILAAATLLIRVGHHYWPYVDLRTKQPDE, encoded by the coding sequence ATGCCTTCTCACTTACCTAAATCTTTTAGTAAGCCGTTTTTAAAAGTATTTCACATTATGGAAGCGGTATTGCTGGTGGCGATCACGCTCGCGACCTTGTTTGCGATGGTCGAAGAGTTCATGCATGTTTTTGCTGAACGCCGAGTCCAGTTGACCGATATTCTACTGATGTTCATCTATTTAGAAGTGTTGGCGATGGTTCAGCAGTTTGTGATGAACGGTAAGATCCCGGTTCGATACCCAATCTATATCGCGATGATGGCAATAGCCCGTTACATCACGTTAGGCATGAAAGAGTTGGATGCAGTACTCATCGTTTGGTTGTCTGTTGCAGCGTTTATCTTAGCAGCGGCAACACTTTTGATTCGAGTAGGGCACCATTACTGGCCATATGTGGATCTTCGAACCAAGCAGCCGGATGAGTAA
- a CDS encoding NCS2 family permease gives MNTDSTLKAQKTSGSLDTMFKLSERKTTISTELYAGFITFLAMSYILAVNPAILGGIPGMDKGAVFTATALSAAIATLIMGIWGNYPVMLAPGMSMNGFFKGLLLSGSVAVLWNEALFGIFLSGILYLAFSLTNIRKSMIESIPEDLKLAITVSLGLFIAFLGLKNAGIIVSNPFVLVGLGDISDPKVIIAYVSIFIALGCMVRDIKLATFISFVSAIALTILADVFMGTSNAPIPDQFFSMPPSMAGSFGAIFDFSAFTPEKMFDLLFIVLIFLIVDFFDGLSTIVGVGRDAGIIDKDGKVPNAKSALVADAGGTVIGSILGTTSITAFSESGIASSQGAKTGLAAVMVAGLFLVSLFLYPIFSIFSAAMVAPAMVVVGIYMVGRLGQINWEKKESRIAAFFTIMFTVLSFSPANGMAMGFISYAFTMVVAGKRKEVHPLIYGLCVVFLTYLILL, from the coding sequence GTGAATACCGACTCCACCCTGAAAGCCCAGAAGACATCTGGCTCACTTGACACCATGTTCAAACTCTCAGAGAGAAAGACCACGATCAGCACTGAGCTATACGCAGGTTTTATTACCTTTTTAGCGATGAGTTATATCTTGGCGGTTAACCCAGCAATTTTGGGTGGCATTCCGGGAATGGACAAAGGTGCAGTCTTTACGGCGACCGCTCTTTCTGCTGCTATTGCAACGCTTATCATGGGCATTTGGGGTAACTATCCAGTCATGCTAGCACCTGGCATGAGCATGAATGGCTTCTTCAAAGGTTTATTGTTAAGTGGTTCAGTAGCGGTACTTTGGAATGAAGCATTATTTGGCATCTTCCTATCGGGTATTCTTTATCTTGCTTTCTCATTGACCAATATCCGTAAGTCGATGATTGAATCGATTCCTGAAGATTTGAAGTTGGCGATTACTGTCTCTCTCGGCTTGTTCATTGCTTTCTTAGGCCTTAAGAATGCGGGGATCATCGTTTCTAACCCGTTCGTACTGGTTGGCTTAGGTGACATTTCCGATCCGAAGGTGATTATCGCTTATGTGAGTATCTTCATCGCATTGGGCTGTATGGTTCGTGACATTAAACTAGCAACCTTCATCTCGTTCGTTTCTGCTATCGCGCTGACCATTCTTGCTGATGTATTCATGGGCACATCAAACGCACCCATCCCAGACCAATTCTTTTCAATGCCCCCAAGTATGGCGGGCAGCTTTGGCGCTATCTTTGATTTCTCTGCTTTTACGCCTGAGAAAATGTTCGATTTGTTGTTCATCGTACTTATCTTCCTGATTGTCGATTTCTTTGATGGTTTGAGCACGATTGTCGGCGTTGGCCGCGATGCGGGCATCATCGACAAAGACGGTAAGGTGCCAAACGCGAAATCGGCGCTAGTGGCAGATGCGGGCGGTACGGTGATTGGTTCGATTCTTGGTACCACATCGATCACTGCTTTCTCTGAATCGGGTATTGCTTCTTCTCAAGGTGCGAAAACAGGTTTAGCGGCAGTCATGGTGGCTGGCCTATTCCTAGTGTCTCTATTCCTATACCCAATCTTCTCTATCTTCTCAGCGGCAATGGTCGCGCCTGCGATGGTTGTGGTAGGCATCTACATGGTGGGTCGTCTTGGTCAGATTAACTGGGAAAAGAAAGAGTCACGCATTGCAGCCTTCTTTACCATTATGTTCACCGTTCTAAGCTTCTCTCCAGCAAACGGCATGGCGATGGGCTTCATCAGCTACGCATTCACGATGGTTGTGGCAGGTAAGCGCAAAGAAGTGCACCCATTGATCTACGGGCTGTGTGTGGTGTTCTTAACGTACCTGATTCTGTTGTAA
- the gmk gene encoding guanylate kinase has protein sequence MGKGTLYIVSAPSGAGKSSLISAMLETNPTYAMKVSVSHTTRGMRPGEENGVHYHFVEKHHFEDLIGKGEFLEYAEVFGNYYGTSRVWIEENLDRGIDVFLDIDWQGARQIREQMPQAKSVFILPPSNGELERRLNVRGQDSDEVIAKRMSEAKSEISHYAEYDYVIVNDDFDAALMDFRAIIRAERLKEDKQAAKYSGMLTALLAE, from the coding sequence ATGGGCAAAGGTACTCTTTACATCGTATCTGCACCTAGTGGCGCAGGTAAGTCGAGCTTGATCTCAGCAATGCTAGAAACCAATCCAACCTACGCAATGAAGGTATCTGTTTCACACACCACTCGCGGTATGCGCCCTGGTGAAGAAAATGGTGTTCACTACCACTTCGTAGAGAAGCATCATTTTGAAGACCTTATTGGTAAAGGTGAGTTCCTAGAATACGCTGAAGTATTCGGCAACTACTACGGTACTTCACGCGTTTGGATTGAAGAAAACCTAGACCGCGGTATCGATGTATTCCTCGATATCGACTGGCAAGGTGCTCGTCAGATCCGTGAACAAATGCCTCAAGCGAAGAGTGTCTTCATTCTTCCACCGTCAAATGGTGAGCTAGAGCGTCGTTTGAATGTTCGCGGTCAAGATAGCGACGAAGTTATTGCGAAACGCATGAGCGAAGCAAAATCAGAAATTTCTCACTATGCAGAATATGATTATGTGATCGTGAATGATGACTTTGATGCAGCCTTAATGGACTTCAGAGCAATCATTCGTGCGGAGCGCTTAAAAGAAGATAAGCAAGCAGCTAAATACAGCGGCATGCTTACTGCTTTATTAGCGGAATAA